GCTACCATTTCTCACATAAACATAGAAAATAAAAAGCTTGCCTATATCCCTAAAGCAATCTCATTACGATTTATTGTGAATAAATTTTGCTGGTCATCTAAAATGAAGTTCTATTATTCCTTCATCCATTAAGCGACCAATTTCTAAAACTGGTGCCATATCTAACCTTAAAATATTCTGATTGATGATTTGCAATCCAATCCAATTCGAATAAAGTTATTAATCCAGTTGTATTAACTAGGAAAAAAGAATAACTAAATTAATTTTTAGTTTATTGCTTTTTTTCCTTTAGCTATCATTACCACTGGCACTAATAGATATGTAAAGAAGGAGATTAAGAAAATGTCTACATTCATTTTAAAAAATACCTGGGATGATCCAGCCAAAAAGACCATAGTTTACTACCAATGCGAATAAACCCATCATTGCCATTCTTCCATTGGTTCTCTCGGCATTTTGCCAATAAGTTGGTTTTGAGTTTTCCATTTTTTAATTGTTCTTTAATAAGAGTGATTAAATTTTATAGTGCGTGAGCAATACTTGGTGCTATCGCAGTGGTTATTATTGCTGTGCCAAAAGTGATATAGCAATTTAGATATGTTGTCATAAGAGTCATACTTTTCCTGCTGCAAAAACAACAGTAAGAAAGTAACCAAACGCAAAAAGGTCTTTAGCACTTGAAGGGACTGAGTTAAATAAAGATGACATGAAAATCATTTTGATATATATCCTCTAAGCCCCTTGGGGAACGTAGTTGTACGCCGGGGAGATTAATCCACCGCCATCATCATCGTCATCGTCATCATTCCATGGCAAATCACTTAACATTAATGCACTAACAATAAATACTGTTATGACTGGCATAAAAGGAAAAAGTATAGTGTTAATCCAAGTGTTAATTCCTGCCTCAAGCATTACACCATGCCAGGAATAATTTGACCTGTTGTTAGGTAAGCTCCAACAAGTGCAATAAAACCTAACATGGCAAATCTACCATTTAGCTTCTCAGCTACTACTTTTTCTTTTTCTATAGTTTTGGGTTCAGTATTTTTCATTAGAACCAACCCGGAATAATCTGTCCTGTTGTTACATATGCGCCAACAGCTGCAACGAAACCGAGCATTGCTGCCCAACCGTTAAATCTTTCTGCATCAGGAGTCATTTTTAAAAAAGTAATTTATGTAAATTAATGTAACATTAATATTAATTAATGTAAAGATATTAGCCAAAATTTCATATAAAACTAATTTTTTTATACAAGTCAGTTACACATATGTAGCTCCTAATTGAATGCCGCTGGAATTATTAACGAACCGCTGTGGATTATAAAATAGTAATAGCATGGACATTAATGAATTTGATTGAACGAAATTTACTGTGAGTTGTATTGTTTGATATTGATTTAAATTAGACCTCTAAACTAATTTGTATTTAATTAAATGGTATTAGTAAATGGAAGTTTTGCTTTTTGCACTTTTTTATTAGTTCACTTATTTTCTTTGTTGAAAGGAAAAATGATTTTGGAAGAACCGAAAATAAATTAATCATTCATGCAAAGGAGAAAGAAAAGGTTAAAGAAGAAGAAAAAATATCCAACCCACAGTAGGAGACAAAAAAAGAATAATTACAAGCAATAAAATTAATCTTTGGTAAATTTTAATGCTTAATATTTTATTTATACAGCTAATATAATTTCAGTAAATTTAATGATTAAATGAATTCCGCATTTTCAAAAGTCTCAAATTTAAAAATTAATAGGGTTTCTAAAATAACCATCACTCTCGTATCATCAACTTTCTTCCTATACGCATTAGGTCAAGCACCAATTCTAAAAAATATTCTTGCAGGTGCTTTCTCTTGTTCTGGCTAAAATAAATTCGCATTTTAGGCACAGTAAAGATCTACTATAAAGAATGATTGACAGTCGATCTAAACTTAGAGGGATAAAACCCTCTTTTTAATGGAGCTTTTCAAAAAATATTTCCGCCTAACCATATTGCTTTAGATATGATTTTACTAAGAATTGAAATATTTTATTGCTGTATATTTACTTTTTGATTTATAAGATCTCTCCACAAACAAGCCATTACGTAAATTAATATCATGCTCACAAATATTAGAAAAAATAATGAAGTAGTCATTTTGTTATTAATCAAATAAATCCTGGTGAACCTGGTGTAAAACCGATAGTTAAACAGAAGAAAAATTCAAGTAAATCTCTTGAAGCCGAGTGAATGATAAAACTAAGTTTAGTCAATTTTTATGACCTTACGGTTTTGTTTAATTCAAACTTTTCAGCTTTTTCAGCTTCACACTCAATATCATCTTCAGCGCATTTGATTTCGGCTGTTTTGTTCATATGACTACTGCAACCGCCTGACATAACTGGTAAACCACTCGTAGCTGTGAAACCAGTCAAACATGCAAAGGCAATATAAGGAATAAGTCTTTTCATTTGATTATTACTTTATGTAAACATATTATGTTACATAAAAAGCTCAACTGTGAGTAACTAATTATTTTATAATTTTCACATAAATTTGTCGATTCATACATAACATGTTGCACGTTGGCATCTACCTCATACCACCCATCACTTTCCTAAATAGGAACTTTGATGGATAATAAATTTATACCCAAAAAAGTTTGGATAACACATCCTCCGAGCCTTAAAAATCGCCGAGATCCCTTGATTTGACTGAAGAAAATTTTTGGCTAATGAACTATGTACCAGTAGTCATAGCAATCGATTTCAAAATTCGTTAAAAAAATGTTCACGATATGTTCACGATTTTTAATGTTCAAAAAGCATTAAAAAAGCAGCTCTAAAGCTGCTTTTTTTCTTTTTTAATAAACTAATGAATTAGAACCTAAAAATAGTTTCAAAAGCATAAACTGTTTCATCATACAAAAGCCAATCATCGCCAGTTCCACCGTTTTTGATAGATGTTCCATTACCGTCTTCATAATCTGCTTCAACTAAATAGATTCCTGCTTTTACACTTACTGCATCATTAACATCATGAGTGTAATAAAATTCAAAAGCATCTCCTAATTGATCTATAGTTCCATTGGTATTTAGGAAACTCATATATTTCCAAGCACCACTTATTCTATTATTTTCGTTAAATTCATAATCCATGGAAAGTGTGGAATAAGTGAACTCAGGAGAGTCTAATCCTATATCCGCATCAATAACTTCTAGTCCAATATTTGTAGTAAGTTTATCTTTAAGTGTCCAATATCCTCCAACTTGCCAAGCAGTTACTTGAAGTTTAGATACTCCATAATAATCAAGATAATATTGTGCAGTTTTATCATGATGCCCCCAAACCGTATCATATTTTGTAAGTATAATTCCGCCTCCAAAATTTTCCGCATCGTAACCTGTCATTAACGTTGCCATCTCAGTACTTTCCTCAGTCAAAACACCAGTTGAATTACCTGTTACTGATAATAAATTTGCTCCTATATTAAATCCATTATCATAAAATTTAGCGGCAGCAATACCTGTTCCTTTTAGTCCTGGTAAGGTCCAAACATTATTTCCAGCTCCATTACCTGATAGATAAAAAGCATCAGAATATTTACTTGTTGTTGTTGCTACTAGATCATCTTGTGCGAGTAATGGACCAACAGCAACATCCCACCCAATGAATGGGAAAGAGTAATAAATCGAAGACACTGATAATTGATCGGCATTTGCAACAACATTAGTACTATCTAGTAATACTGTCCCCGATCCATCATTATTACCAGCTTCAATCCCAACAAATAAATTATCTTCTCCGTTAAAGCTTGTATTTAAATCAACGTTATATGAATAGTGAGCATTTATTGCTTCTGAAGTATCAGTGTAATTTACGAGATCATGATTTCTAATACCTCCAATTACAAATGAAGCAGATCCACTCATAGTTGTTGTTTCAGAGAAAGAACCGGCTTCAATTAGATTAATTGGTGCTTTTGTATTTTTATTAGAATTATTTGTTTTTGCAAATTCTTGATTAGTAAAAGTTTGGCTATTAAATCTATTTTTAGAAGATGACTTCTTTCGGGCATAATTGTTCATCTCATTTAGATTTATTTCAGATGCTGCAGTAGTCATTGGTGCTAAAAGACCTAATACAGCTTGAGTAACTAGTAAGCTCTTAAAAAGTTTCATAAATTTCCTCACACGAAATTTTGATAATCTAAACTATCACAATTAAATCAAGATTCATATTTTAAAGTTGAATTACACATATTTAAACTTATATGCCTATTAGATTCATAAGCTATCACTTTCCTAAATAGAAACTTTCTTCGACTAATATTGTTCGATAAACTAAATAAAATGCTTTGGATTTGACTGACTTACGAAAAAGTTAACAAAATACCATACCAGCGGCACTATTTCCCGCAAATTATAGACTATGACTGAACCTAACTACTGGCTAATGAAAAGTGAGCGCGACTAGTTATAGCTGGGATCTCAAGGAATCGTAATTTTTTACTCAAACTTTACTCAAACTTTTTTGATTAAAAATCTATCTAAACTAGAGAAATAAAAACATCTTTTTTAACTTTTTCTTACCGTTATTCTGATTCCTCTTTAACTGCACTTTCGTTTACCTCTTCCGCTTTAACTGCACTTTCGTTTACCTCTTCCGCTTTAACTGCACTTTCGTTTACCTCTTCCGCTTTAACTTCCTCTTTTTTAACTTCAACTACTTTTACCTTTAGCTCTTCCGCTTCAACTTCAACTTCAACTACTTTTGCTGCTATAGATTCAAACTTACCTTTAACAAAATTTACTATGAATATTAATATTGGAACATGGGCTAGACCACCCATTATCACTTTAGTTTCTGAATAATACATTTATAAGTTAAGGAGAACTGAAATATTTAAGCATAAATTTAATTTGATAATTACTTATATTAAGTTGATATTATGGAGAAATAATTAATTGACAGTCGACCTAAGCTAGGGGAGCAATAAGCTCTTTTTTTTTATGAATACCTTAATAGTTTCTACTTTTGATTGTTCTTTTGAAGATTTCGATAAATTTGTAGCCGATTTCCATGAAAAGGAGGGACATCGATATGTTGAAGAATATGAACTCATCAAGGTAAATGAACATAAAAGTCACTTGATACTTAAAGTCAAAGATTTAGAAGGATTTGCTGCTGCTACAAGTACTCCAGAGATGAAAGATTGGGATAAAAAAAATGGTTATAAAGATATCTGCTATTCACTAACACCAGTTGAATAATATGAAACGCTTACTAGTCCCATCACTTTCCTAAATAGATAATTTGATGGATAATAAATTTATATAAAAAAGTTTAGATAACACGTCCTCCAAGCCTTAAAAATCGCCGAGATCCCTTGATATGAAAGAAGAAAAGTTTTGGGTAATGAAAAAAGAACGAGATGCATTTTGCTTGTCATAGCAAGGGTTTTATTTTTTCCCAAAAATCCTATTCGAACCTCATTCGAACTTTTTATTGATTGAT
This window of the Prochlorococcus sp. MIT 1314 genome carries:
- a CDS encoding high light inducible protein; the protein is MKNTEPKTIEKEKVVAEKLNGRFAMLGFIALVGAYLTTGQIIPGMV
- a CDS encoding high light inducible protein, whose product is MTPDAERFNGWAAMLGFVAAVGAYVTTGQIIPGWF